From Actinopolymorpha cephalotaxi, one genomic window encodes:
- a CDS encoding GntR family transcriptional regulator codes for MLPRRQNLAEGVYEALKEMIMDGVFSQGARINIDEAARALEVSQSPVREALVRLESEGLVIKEPFRGYSTAPLLSKAEFEDLFEFRFVVEPWAAARAAAAIDDDKAALLTKELASIPSAPEGTSYQDYQRMAAHDHRLHDLIQQLGGNVRMRAAFTRTHCHLHIIRLNYGAGMGSAALREHRALVDAIAGGDADAAAAAMRSHLEASRSRLAPLYDGGSVAPTPGGG; via the coding sequence GTGCTGCCCAGGCGGCAGAACCTCGCCGAGGGTGTCTACGAAGCGCTCAAGGAAATGATCATGGACGGCGTCTTCAGCCAGGGCGCCCGAATCAACATCGACGAGGCGGCACGAGCGCTGGAGGTCTCCCAGTCGCCGGTGCGAGAGGCACTGGTCCGGCTGGAGTCGGAGGGGCTGGTCATCAAGGAACCCTTCCGGGGTTACTCGACCGCACCCCTGCTCAGCAAGGCGGAGTTCGAGGACCTCTTCGAGTTCCGGTTCGTGGTGGAGCCGTGGGCGGCCGCCCGCGCCGCCGCCGCGATCGACGACGACAAGGCCGCGCTCCTCACCAAGGAGCTGGCCTCGATACCCAGTGCGCCGGAGGGAACGTCCTACCAGGACTACCAACGGATGGCGGCGCACGACCACCGGCTGCACGACCTGATCCAGCAGCTCGGGGGAAACGTCCGGATGCGGGCGGCGTTCACCAGGACGCACTGCCATCTGCACATCATCCGCCTCAACTACGGGGCGGGAATGGGCTCGGCCGCGCTGCGCGAGCACCGAGCCCTGGTCGACGCCATCGCCGGCGGTGACGCCGACGCCGCCGCAGCCGCGATGCGGTCTCACCTGGAGGCCTCCAGGTCCCGGCTCGCGCCGTTGTACGACGGGGGTTCGGTCGCCCCGACGCCGGGAGGGGGCTGA
- a CDS encoding ribonucleoside-diphosphate reductase subunit alpha — MSTYDTTHETPAAVTDSPIGSPAQTPPPPPAPDADERQVVRRDGSVSPFDPAKIAVAMAKAFLAVEGPDAGASSRVHETVDLLTRQVVASLTRHPDLGRIFHIEDIQDQVELALMRSGNHRVARAYVLYREEHTRARLEREPVVEVEPAEVTMHVKGADGELYPLDDVRLTRIVEEACGGLPATSAESVLTEVSRNLYDGMTQHELELALVMAARTFVETDPEYSLVSGRLLLDKLRREALSFLRGGPDEASQQEMAPRYPAYFREYVERAVRLELLDPELASFDLDRLGAALRPDRDPEFQFLGLQTLYDRYFLHSDGTRFELPQAFFMRVAMGLALREDDRERRAIEFYEMLSSFDFMCSTPTLFNAGTTRAQLSSCFLTTVSDDLDGIFTGIRNNAMLSKYAGGLGNDWTPVRGMGAYIKGTNGQSQGVVPFLKIANDTAVAVNQGGKRKGAACAYLETWHIDVEEFLDLRKNTGDERRRTHDMNTANWIPDLFLQRVEADAQWTLFSPDEAPDLHELYGRAFAERYAEYEARADRGEIRVFRRLRAVELWRRMLTMLFETGHPWITFKDPCNLRSPQQHTGVVHSSNLCTEITLNTSAAEVAVCNLGSVNLANHVDRNGVDHEHLARTVRAAVRMLDNVIDVNFYTIPQAGESNRRHRPIGLGLMGVQDALFTLRIPIASDAAVEFADTTTEIFSYEAIAASSDLAAERGAYASFPGSLWSKGILPIDSLSLLAQARDGKLDLDRSSRLDWDSLRRQVRTTGMRNSNVMAIAPTATISNICGVGQSIEPLYRNLFVKSNMSGDFTAINPHLVRDLKARGLWDEVMVSDLKYYDGSVTPIDRVPADLKALYATAFEVDPAWLVEAAARRQKWLDQAQSLNLYVASPSGLQLDALYRLAWRRGLKTTYYLRSQSATHVEKSTLRGTDGKLNAVSPAGMSQPAGAGVTGGASGGVTAGPGVAATTVVPVVAPMPDLTPAGITVPPPSDTAFCVISDPDCEACQ; from the coding sequence GTGTCCACGTACGACACCACGCACGAAACACCAGCGGCCGTCACGGATTCCCCGATCGGCTCCCCGGCGCAGACCCCGCCACCGCCACCCGCCCCGGACGCCGACGAACGCCAGGTGGTCCGCCGCGACGGCAGCGTCTCGCCGTTCGACCCGGCGAAGATCGCGGTGGCCATGGCGAAGGCGTTCCTCGCGGTCGAGGGCCCCGACGCCGGCGCGTCGTCCCGCGTCCACGAGACCGTCGACCTGCTCACCCGGCAGGTCGTCGCCTCGCTGACCCGGCACCCCGACCTGGGCCGGATCTTCCACATCGAGGACATCCAGGACCAGGTGGAGCTCGCCCTGATGCGGTCGGGCAACCACCGGGTCGCCCGGGCGTACGTGCTGTACCGCGAGGAGCACACCCGCGCCCGGCTGGAACGTGAACCCGTCGTCGAGGTGGAGCCCGCCGAGGTCACCATGCACGTCAAGGGCGCCGACGGCGAGCTGTATCCCCTCGACGACGTCCGGCTCACCCGGATCGTCGAGGAGGCCTGCGGCGGGCTGCCGGCCACCTCCGCCGAGTCGGTGCTCACCGAGGTGTCCCGCAACCTCTACGACGGGATGACCCAGCACGAACTCGAGCTCGCGCTTGTGATGGCCGCCCGCACCTTCGTGGAGACCGACCCGGAGTACTCCCTCGTCAGCGGCCGGCTGCTGCTGGACAAGCTGCGCCGGGAGGCACTTTCGTTCCTGCGCGGCGGTCCCGACGAGGCGAGCCAGCAGGAGATGGCCCCGCGCTACCCGGCGTACTTCCGTGAGTACGTCGAACGCGCGGTGCGGCTGGAACTCCTGGACCCCGAGCTGGCGAGCTTCGACCTGGACCGGCTCGGCGCCGCACTGCGGCCCGACCGGGACCCGGAGTTCCAGTTCCTCGGGCTGCAGACGCTCTACGACCGCTACTTCCTGCACAGCGACGGTACGCGGTTCGAGCTGCCGCAGGCGTTCTTCATGCGGGTGGCGATGGGGCTCGCGCTGCGCGAGGACGACCGGGAACGCCGGGCGATCGAGTTCTACGAGATGCTGTCGTCGTTCGACTTCATGTGTTCCACGCCGACACTGTTCAACGCCGGAACCACCCGGGCCCAGCTGTCGTCGTGCTTCCTCACCACGGTGTCCGACGACCTGGACGGCATCTTCACCGGCATCCGGAACAATGCGATGCTGTCGAAGTACGCCGGCGGTCTGGGCAACGACTGGACACCGGTGCGCGGCATGGGCGCCTACATCAAGGGCACCAACGGCCAGTCCCAGGGCGTCGTGCCGTTCCTGAAGATCGCCAACGACACCGCGGTCGCGGTCAACCAGGGCGGCAAGCGCAAGGGTGCCGCCTGTGCCTACCTCGAGACCTGGCACATCGACGTCGAGGAGTTCCTCGACCTGCGCAAGAACACCGGCGACGAACGCCGGCGCACCCACGACATGAACACCGCGAACTGGATACCGGACCTGTTCCTCCAGCGGGTCGAGGCCGACGCCCAGTGGACGTTGTTCTCTCCCGACGAGGCGCCCGACCTGCACGAGCTGTACGGGCGGGCGTTCGCCGAGCGCTACGCGGAGTACGAGGCCCGCGCCGATCGTGGCGAGATCCGGGTGTTCCGCCGGCTGCGGGCGGTCGAGCTGTGGCGGCGGATGCTCACCATGTTGTTCGAGACCGGGCACCCGTGGATCACGTTCAAGGACCCGTGCAACCTGCGGTCCCCGCAGCAGCACACGGGCGTGGTGCACTCCTCCAACCTGTGCACCGAGATCACGCTGAACACCTCGGCCGCCGAGGTGGCCGTGTGCAACCTCGGCTCGGTCAACCTGGCCAACCACGTCGACCGGAACGGCGTCGACCACGAGCACCTGGCACGGACCGTGCGCGCTGCCGTGCGCATGCTGGACAACGTGATCGACGTGAACTTCTACACGATCCCGCAGGCCGGTGAGTCCAACCGCCGGCACCGCCCGATCGGCCTGGGCCTGATGGGCGTGCAGGACGCGTTGTTCACGCTGCGGATACCGATCGCCTCCGACGCGGCGGTGGAGTTCGCCGACACCACGACGGAGATCTTCAGCTACGAGGCCATCGCGGCCTCCAGCGACCTGGCGGCCGAACGCGGAGCCTACGCGTCGTTCCCGGGATCCCTGTGGAGCAAGGGAATTCTGCCGATCGACTCCCTGTCCCTGCTCGCCCAGGCCCGGGACGGCAAGCTCGACCTGGACCGCTCCAGCCGGCTGGACTGGGACAGCCTGCGCCGCCAGGTCCGCACCACCGGCATGCGCAACTCCAACGTGATGGCGATCGCGCCGACCGCGACGATCTCCAACATCTGCGGGGTCGGTCAGTCGATCGAGCCGCTGTACCGCAACCTGTTCGTCAAGTCGAACATGTCCGGCGACTTCACCGCGATCAACCCCCACCTCGTCCGCGACCTCAAGGCCCGCGGGCTGTGGGACGAGGTGATGGTGAGCGACCTGAAGTACTACGACGGAAGCGTCACCCCCATCGACCGGGTGCCGGCCGACCTCAAGGCCCTGTACGCGACGGCGTTCGAGGTCGACCCCGCCTGGCTGGTGGAGGCAGCGGCCCGGCGGCAGAAGTGGCTCGACCAGGCCCAGTCGCTGAACCTCTACGTCGCCTCACCGAGCGGCCTGCAACTGGACGCGTTGTACCGGCTCGCCTGGCGGCGAGGGCTGAAGACGACGTACTACCTGCGGTCCCAGAGCGCCACGCACGTGGAGAAGAGCACCCTGCGCGGCACCGACGGGAAGCTGAACGCGGTGTCACCGGCCGGGATGAGCCAGCCGGCTGGTGCCGGGGTGACCGGCGGGGCGAGCGGTGGAGTGACCGCCGGACCGGGGGTGGCGGCCACGACCGTCGTGCCGGTCGTCGCCCCGATGCCCGACCTCACCCCGGCCGGCATCACGGTGCCACCACCGTCGGACACCGCGTTCTGTGTGATCAGCGATCCCGACTGCGAAGCCTGCCAGTAA
- a CDS encoding GxGYxYP domain-containing protein: MTEERSGISRRQAMSRMAWAGAGVLGMGAVDLGRPRAARADAGPRSLFPKGVRPTRLHAVAEGALSPAERVLVATLQGQLARPRPDAGSEGIYVDVPGVGYPVWLADLADRYDVDVVEATGAWDLVDRFAGTDVTDRPLNRYVLYRDGDGSVNVATSVAGLVGAVAVEESLEPAARAHRMRRVLDVRGRDDRWVKETFWNRLRHDVAVEQKPDFANQLRDYATMAGAFMFFDGNSGFRAEVVDDLDPDAAVIGWGDASAGEDAFVSVSSRAGVRTIAADHARNLAPLSGITLDTVRQHPLDGVPVPPQGTHHVAFLVTDGDNVQWLLGDFQSDRRWYGSPTRGTLDLGWAVAPALVDLAPSVLRWYYDHAADGAHRDRFVVGPSGGGYLYPSRYPKADLDLHTDRLAGQMRRADLGVVHILDFESMDDTSLWSSYLRHDQIEGLVYLEYSRYDAGRGRVVWVNDKPVVAPRAMLWQGLSGADEASVAATVNDAGRDPGSVDAYSLVIWHAWSKSVDDVASVVNQLAPHVRVVTPDVLVRMMAANVHR; the protein is encoded by the coding sequence ATGACCGAGGAACGGTCCGGGATCTCCCGGCGGCAGGCGATGAGCCGGATGGCATGGGCAGGTGCCGGTGTCCTCGGCATGGGTGCAGTCGACCTGGGCCGGCCACGTGCCGCGCGGGCCGACGCGGGTCCGCGCAGCCTGTTCCCGAAGGGCGTACGGCCGACCCGGCTGCACGCCGTCGCCGAGGGCGCGCTGAGCCCGGCCGAACGCGTGCTCGTCGCCACGTTGCAGGGTCAGCTGGCCCGCCCTCGGCCGGATGCCGGCTCCGAGGGGATCTACGTCGACGTGCCCGGCGTCGGCTACCCGGTGTGGCTGGCCGATCTCGCCGACCGCTACGACGTGGACGTGGTCGAGGCGACCGGCGCCTGGGACCTGGTGGACCGCTTCGCCGGGACGGACGTGACCGACCGGCCGCTGAACCGCTACGTCCTCTACCGCGACGGCGACGGTTCGGTGAACGTCGCCACCAGCGTCGCCGGACTGGTCGGAGCCGTCGCGGTGGAGGAGAGCCTGGAGCCCGCGGCCCGTGCGCACCGGATGCGGCGGGTCCTCGACGTTCGCGGCCGGGACGACCGCTGGGTGAAGGAGACGTTCTGGAACCGGCTGCGGCACGACGTCGCGGTCGAGCAGAAGCCGGACTTCGCCAACCAGCTACGCGACTACGCCACCATGGCCGGCGCGTTCATGTTCTTCGACGGCAACTCCGGCTTCCGGGCCGAGGTCGTCGACGACCTGGACCCGGACGCGGCCGTGATCGGCTGGGGCGACGCGTCCGCGGGGGAGGACGCCTTCGTCTCGGTCTCCTCCCGTGCCGGCGTACGGACGATCGCCGCCGACCATGCTCGCAACCTCGCACCGCTGTCCGGCATCACCCTCGACACCGTGCGTCAACACCCGCTTGACGGCGTGCCGGTGCCGCCGCAGGGCACCCACCACGTGGCGTTCCTCGTCACCGACGGGGACAACGTGCAGTGGCTGCTCGGTGACTTCCAGAGTGACCGGAGGTGGTACGGCAGCCCGACGCGCGGAACCCTCGACCTGGGCTGGGCCGTCGCGCCCGCCCTGGTCGACCTGGCTCCGTCGGTGCTGCGGTGGTACTACGACCACGCTGCCGACGGGGCCCACCGCGACCGGTTCGTGGTCGGACCCTCCGGCGGCGGATATCTCTACCCCAGCAGGTATCCGAAGGCTGACCTCGACCTGCACACCGACCGGCTGGCGGGGCAGATGCGCCGGGCCGACCTCGGCGTCGTGCATATTCTCGACTTCGAGTCGATGGACGACACGTCGCTCTGGTCGAGTTACCTGCGGCACGACCAGATCGAGGGACTGGTGTACCTCGAGTACTCCCGTTACGACGCAGGCCGCGGCCGGGTGGTGTGGGTGAACGACAAGCCGGTGGTGGCTCCACGCGCCATGTTGTGGCAGGGGCTGTCCGGCGCCGACGAGGCCAGTGTGGCCGCGACGGTGAACGACGCCGGCCGCGATCCCGGCAGCGTCGACGCGTACTCGCTGGTGATCTGGCACGCGTGGAGCAAGAGTGTGGACGACGTGGCGTCGGTCGTCAACCAGTTGGCACCACATGTACGGGTGGTGACTCCGGACGTACTCGTACGGATGATGGCCGCGAACGTGCACCGCTGA